A part of Rattus rattus isolate New Zealand chromosome 6, Rrattus_CSIRO_v1, whole genome shotgun sequence genomic DNA contains:
- the LOC116903107 gene encoding 40S ribosomal protein S4, X isoform-like, with product MARGPKKHLKRVAAPRHWMLDKLTGVFAPRPSAGPHRLRECLPLAIFLRNRLKYALTGDEVKKICMQRLIKVDGKVRTDVAYPAGFMDVISIDKSGENFRLVYDTKGRFAVHRITPEEAKYKLCKVRKVFVGTKGIPHLVTHDARTIRYPDPLIKVNDTVQISLDSGKITDAIKFDTGNLCMVTGGANLGRIGIITNRERHPGSFDVVHVKDANGNGFATRLSNIFVIGKGNKPWISLPRGKGIRLTIAEERDKRLAAKQSG from the coding sequence ATGGCTCGCGGTCCCAAGAAACACCTGAAGCGTGTGGCGGCCCCGCGTCACTGGATGCTGGACAAACTGACCGGCGTGTTCGCGCCCCGGCCGTCTGCCGGCCCGCACCGCCTGCGGGAGTGCCTGCCGCTcgccatcttcctgaggaacaggCTCAAATACGCTCTGACGGGCGATGAGGTGAAGAAGATCTGCATGCAGCGCCTCATTAAGGTCGACGGCAAGGTCAGAACCGATGTGGCCTACCCAGCTGGCTTCATGGATGTCATCAGCATCGACAAGAGCGGTGAGAACTTCCGCCTGGTCTACGACACCAAGGGCCGCTTCGCGGTGCACCGCATCACGCCGGAGGAGGCCAAGTACAAGCTGTGCAAGGTGAGGAAGGTCTTCGTGGGTACCAAGGGCATCCCGCACCTCGTGACTCACGACGCGCGAACCATCCGCTACCCTGACCCGCTCATCAAGGTCAACGACACCGTGCAGATCTCGCTAGACAGCGGCAAAATCACCGATGCCATCAAGTTTGATACCGGCAACCTGTGCATGGTAACCGGAGGCGCCAACCTGGGCCGCATCGGCATCATCACCAACCGCGAGCGCCATCCTGGCTCCTTTGACGTGGTCCATGTGAAAGATGCCAACGGCAATGGCTTCGCCACCCGCCTCTCCAACATCTTCGTGATCGGGAAGGGCAACAAGCCGTGGATCTCCCTTCCTCGAGGAAAAGGAATCCGCCTCACCATCGCCgaagagagagacaagaggcTGGCGGCCAAGCAGAGCGGGTGA